The following proteins are encoded in a genomic region of Maniola jurtina chromosome 17, ilManJurt1.1, whole genome shotgun sequence:
- the LOC123873570 gene encoding protein atonal homolog 8, whose product MSTNTFISAPEDVAVADAKDRILERDAGFVSGGEDDDSCSGPAHSDDSGVRLTDTDSRVKRVHSPSRQPPKKRIRLDSTEDICEAPRFRPWSYTEEPQQEPLSLVKKSETSLLRQRRRPLEPPPPPIPIPAPIPEPAGPPRVPPHPGVTDQGFTEKTKPREQRNYKNMTRERRIEANARERTRVHTISAAFDTLRKAIPSYSHNQKLSKLSVLRIACAYIAALSAANEPEADLAEAVEKVTQTIHTEGKLRKKKDEP is encoded by the coding sequence ATCGCATACTAGAACGAGATGCTGGCTTCGTATCAGGCGGCGAAGATGACGACTCCTGCTCCGGACCAGCGCACTCCGACGACTCCGGAGTCAGACTCACCGACACCGACTCGCGAGTCAAACGAGTCCACTCCCCTTCCCGACAGCCGCCAAAGAAAAGAATCCGCTTAGACTCAACAGAAGACATATGCGAGGCCCCAAGATTCAGGCCTTGGTCTTACACGGAAGAACCACAGCAAGAACCCTTATCATTAGTAAAGAAAAGCGAAACTAGTCTACTGAGGCAAAGGAGGAGGCCTCTAGAACCACCTCCGCCTCCGATACCAATACCTGCCCCGATACCAGAACCTGCAGGCCCTCCCAGAGTACCACCACATCCCGGCGTAACGGACCAAGGCTTCACGGAAAAGACAAAACCAAGAGAGCAGAGAAATTACAAAAACATGACAAGGGAAAGGAGGATAGAAGCTAATGCGAGGGAGAGAACGAGAGTCCATACCATCAGTGCAGCGTTCGACACGCTGAGGAAAGCGATACCTTCATATAGTCATAACCAAAAACTGTCCAAACTTTCCGTGCTCCGGATAGCGTGCGCGTACATTGCCGCCTTGTCAGCGGCGAATGAACCTGAAGCCGACCTCGCAGAAGCAGTGGAAAAGGTCACGCAAACAATACACACGGAAGGAAAACTAAGGAAAAAGAAAGACGAACCTTGA